The following proteins come from a genomic window of Micromonospora zamorensis:
- a CDS encoding NADPH-dependent FMN reductase — MTNIGIILGSTRPGRVGHQVAEWVAEQGGQHDGIDVELVDIEDYGLPIFDEPQSPLLGSYSHAHTRKWSTKIAEFDGYVFVTPEYNRSIPAALKNAIDYLYGEWNNKAVGFVSYGSNVGGARAAEHLRLITAGLQLAGVRTQVSLSLATDFVGFTTFTPDGRHNTTLHQLFTEVTAWADALAPLRRP; from the coding sequence ATGACGAACATCGGGATCATCCTCGGCAGTACCCGGCCCGGCCGGGTCGGTCACCAAGTGGCCGAGTGGGTAGCTGAGCAGGGCGGCCAGCACGACGGCATCGATGTCGAGTTGGTGGACATCGAGGACTACGGTCTGCCGATCTTCGACGAGCCCCAGTCACCGCTACTCGGCTCCTACTCCCACGCACACACAAGGAAGTGGAGCACCAAGATCGCCGAGTTCGACGGATACGTCTTCGTCACCCCGGAGTACAACCGATCGATCCCCGCGGCGTTGAAGAACGCCATCGACTACCTCTACGGCGAGTGGAACAACAAGGCGGTGGGCTTCGTCTCCTACGGCAGCAACGTCGGCGGCGCCCGCGCGGCCGAACACCTGCGCCTCATCACGGCAGGTCTTCAACTCGCCGGCGTACGCACCCAGGTCAGCCTGTCACTCGCCACCGACTTCGTCGGCTTCACCACGTTCACCCCCGACGGCCGCCACAACACCACGCTCCACCAACTCTTCACCGAGGTGACCGCCTGGGCCGACGCGCTCGCACCACTGCGCCGACCCTGA
- a CDS encoding SRPBCC domain-containing protein — MVRHDTFTISRHLDVPPGEVFTAFADTAIRRRWFRLPGSEASYEHDFRVGGGETARSTYTGLDTAPERLEYRSRYIDIAGIHRIVYGYEAVVDGELRWTSLVTVRLDAETDGTRLEWTEQVTFLRYEGDGSVDLAHLRGASVLRLNGLDAALRSGRRRQQRQ; from the coding sequence ATGGTCCGGCACGACACCTTCACGATCTCGCGGCACCTCGACGTACCACCGGGCGAGGTCTTCACCGCGTTTGCCGACACCGCGATCAGGCGGCGGTGGTTTCGGCTCCCCGGCAGCGAGGCCTCCTACGAACACGACTTCCGGGTGGGCGGAGGCGAGACGGCGCGCAGCACCTACACCGGGCTGGACACCGCGCCCGAACGGCTGGAGTACCGGTCGCGATACATCGACATCGCGGGCATCCACCGGATCGTCTACGGCTACGAGGCCGTCGTCGACGGCGAACTGCGATGGACCTCGCTGGTCACTGTTCGGCTCGACGCCGAAACGGACGGAACCCGCCTGGAATGGACCGAACAGGTGACGTTTCTCAGATACGAGGGCGACGGCAGTGTGGACCTGGCGCACCTACGCGGCGCAAGTGTGCTGCGGCTGAACGGCCTCGACGCCGCGCTGCGATCCGGACGCCGGCGTCAGCAACGGCAGTGA
- a CDS encoding winged helix-turn-helix transcriptional regulator has product MTHLRGAELAQRGVAPDCVQTIELVRDVLARVGDKWTLLTITVLASGPLRFTALHEQVAGISQRMLSQTLRALTRDGLVTRTAYPEVPPRVEYALTPLGRSLSEAVDGLVHWVRSHQGDIVRNRDDFDQTPAAKTTASPHA; this is encoded by the coding sequence ATGACGCACTTGCGTGGTGCCGAACTCGCGCAGCGCGGGGTCGCGCCGGACTGCGTCCAGACGATCGAGCTCGTCCGCGACGTGCTGGCGCGGGTGGGCGACAAGTGGACGCTGCTGACCATTACGGTCCTGGCGTCCGGCCCGCTGCGCTTCACCGCGCTGCACGAGCAGGTCGCCGGCATCTCCCAGCGGATGCTCAGCCAGACACTGCGCGCCCTCACCCGCGACGGGTTGGTGACCAGGACCGCGTACCCGGAAGTACCTCCGAGGGTTGAATATGCCCTGACACCGCTCGGCCGCTCACTGAGCGAGGCCGTGGACGGACTCGTGCACTGGGTTCGTAGCCACCAGGGCGACATCGTCCGTAACCGCGACGATTTCGACCAGACACCGGCCGCGAAGACAACCGCCTCGCCCCACGCATAG
- a CDS encoding protease inhibitor I9 family protein codes for MTEWPDPTVYLPYIVEIEQEDGEVRSYPAHFVTMTPDFVFVRDPAGGSASLPTRSVRSIRVAVQDLPADHDSLRAEYPNAYQPWHPLDELSLEDMHKSRGTFAYAQLRRRPPAHLVIKARERGYDPTAMLNAIENESEPEPHSLEALYARRSAGNDYLVIVKPGTDPYQILSRHQLSPNSLYRIGASWGFGARLTGLQLEQSPRAGVPALSEDSDIDRVEPDPERLAPHFRAPQERRVDGEYIVLVRCSGDPLTVAARAGVSPSRVFDFINSFSADMTDAQVRTLRRDPDVVQIEDNATVELDD; via the coding sequence ATGACGGAGTGGCCGGATCCGACGGTGTATCTGCCGTACATCGTGGAGATCGAGCAGGAAGATGGCGAGGTTCGGTCGTACCCGGCCCATTTCGTGACAATGACACCGGACTTCGTCTTCGTCCGTGATCCGGCTGGCGGGTCGGCGAGTCTTCCGACGCGCTCGGTGCGTTCGATCAGGGTCGCGGTGCAGGATCTGCCGGCAGACCATGACTCGTTGCGGGCCGAATATCCCAACGCCTATCAGCCCTGGCACCCGTTGGACGAATTGAGCCTCGAAGACATGCACAAGTCGAGGGGGACGTTCGCGTACGCGCAGCTGCGCCGCCGCCCTCCGGCGCATCTCGTCATCAAGGCGCGCGAGCGCGGCTACGACCCCACCGCCATGCTGAACGCCATCGAGAACGAGTCAGAACCCGAGCCGCACTCGTTGGAGGCGCTATATGCGAGGCGCTCCGCTGGGAACGACTACCTCGTCATCGTCAAGCCGGGAACCGATCCCTATCAAATACTCAGTCGGCACCAGCTTTCGCCCAACAGCTTGTACCGCATCGGCGCCTCTTGGGGATTCGGCGCCAGGCTCACCGGCCTGCAGTTGGAACAGTCGCCGAGGGCCGGGGTTCCGGCACTTTCCGAAGACTCCGACATCGATCGCGTCGAGCCCGACCCCGAACGGCTTGCACCGCATTTCCGTGCTCCACAGGAACGGCGCGTCGATGGTGAGTACATAGTCCTCGTTCGTTGCAGCGGTGATCCGCTCACCGTCGCCGCGCGAGCCGGGGTCTCCCCGAGCAGAGTGTTCGACTTCATCAACAGCTTCTCCGCCGACATGACTGACGCTCAGGTTCGAACTCTGCGCCGGGACCCCGACGTAGTGCAGATCGAGGACAATGCGACTGTCGAACTGGACGACTGA